A DNA window from Sphingopyxis macrogoltabida contains the following coding sequences:
- a CDS encoding excalibur calcium-binding domain-containing protein — protein MHYFLIATALAVLTLPAVVAAHGGGLAADGCHNDRRNGGRHCHRAPSGTAPRAERPQRLSGPSRAYPNCSAARAAGAAPVRRGDPGYGQHLDRDNDGIGCE, from the coding sequence ATGCATTATTTCCTGATTGCTACAGCATTGGCTGTTTTGACATTGCCTGCCGTCGTGGCTGCCCATGGGGGCGGCCTCGCGGCGGACGGCTGTCACAATGATCGCAGGAATGGCGGGCGGCATTGCCACCGTGCGCCAAGCGGAACGGCGCCACGCGCCGAACGGCCGCAGCGCCTTAGCGGTCCATCCAGGGCTTATCCCAACTGCAGCGCAGCACGCGCCGCGGGCGCGGCGCCGGTCCGCCGCGGCGATCCCGGCTATGGCCAGCACCTCGACCGGGATAACGACGGTATCGGATGCGAATGA
- a CDS encoding IS3-like element ISSpma3 family transposase (programmed frameshift), with product MKRLRFSEEQIIGVLKEAEAGAKTGELARRHGVSEATIYNWKAKYGGLEVSEAKRLRSLEDENAKLKRLLADSMLDNAALKDLLNKKMVTPAVQREAVAHLQACHGMSERRACRVTGADRKSMRYRSQRGDDAEVREKLRELAQQRRRFGYRRLHILLRREGVMINRKKTQRLYREEGLMVRRRRNRRRAIGARAPAPVLALPNQRWSLDFVHDQMASGRRFRVLNIVDDVTRECLRAVPDTSISGRRVVRELSDLIEERGRPGMIVSDNGTELTSNAVLAWCGEVGVEWHYIAPGKPMQNGYVESFNGRMRDELLNETLFLDLDHARTVIAAWAEDYNQSRPHSALGYETPAAFAAELHKQWPAQLRPSGSAAQAIAYTALMRNKAAGL from the exons ATGAAGCGTTTGAGGTTTTCGGAAGAGCAGATCATCGGGGTATTGAAGGAAGCGGAGGCGGGCGCGAAGACCGGCGAGCTGGCGCGGCGACACGGGGTGTCGGAAGCAACGATCTACAACTGGAAGGCCAAGTATGGCGGCCTGGAGGTGTCCGAGGCGAAGCGGCTGCGCTCGCTCGAGGACGAGAACGCGAAGCTGAAGCGGCTGCTTGCGGACTCGATGCTCGACAATGCGGCGCTGAAGGATCTTCTCA ACAAAAAAATGGTGACGCCCGCCGTTCAGCGGGAAGCGGTCGCCCATCTCCAGGCTTGCCATGGGATGAGCGAGCGGCGGGCGTGCCGTGTCACAGGGGCCGATCGGAAGAGCATGCGCTACCGGTCGCAGCGTGGTGACGATGCCGAGGTTCGGGAGAAGCTGCGCGAGCTGGCGCAGCAGCGTCGCCGGTTCGGTTATCGACGCCTGCATATCCTGCTGCGCCGGGAGGGCGTGATGATCAACAGGAAGAAGACTCAGCGCCTGTATCGGGAGGAAGGACTGATGGTCCGACGAAGACGTAACCGGCGCCGGGCGATCGGTGCTCGGGCGCCCGCACCGGTGCTGGCGCTACCGAACCAGCGGTGGAGCCTCGACTTCGTGCATGATCAGATGGCGTCAGGCCGGCGGTTCCGGGTGCTCAACATCGTCGACGACGTGACGCGGGAGTGCCTGCGCGCGGTGCCCGACACGTCGATCTCCGGGCGCCGGGTCGTGCGCGAGCTCAGCGATCTGATCGAGGAACGCGGCAGGCCGGGGATGATCGTCAGCGACAACGGGACCGAGCTGACATCGAACGCGGTGCTCGCATGGTGCGGTGAGGTCGGCGTCGAGTGGCATTATATCGCACCCGGCAAGCCGATGCAGAACGGCTATGTCGAGAGCTTCAATGGCCGGATGCGTGATGAGCTTCTGAACGAGACGCTGTTCCTCGACCTCGACCATGCCCGCACAGTGATCGCGGCCTGGGCCGAAGATTACAACCAGTCGCGGCCGCACTCGGCACTTGGATATGAGACACCGGCGGCGTTCGCCGCCGAACTGCATAAGCAATGGCCTGCGCAGCTACGCCCTTCGGGCTCCGCTGCGCAGGCCATTGCTTACACCGCGCTCATGCGCAACAAAGCTGCTGGGCTCTAA
- a CDS encoding beta strand repeat-containing protein, protein MPDNKSLAPPRASSGTTDGSGVMIGDGIMLTAGHVMYEFNENDTNRQIRLLSGATLFYDPRSYYSQYVTRVAGLSTPLPVPTGGHTISSQFIEINIVNSDIVFLEYGGGVGKDDAGMAVYLESSDIFSANFSLTSGTKFKRWGMTTGTEEVNSGYIEADSVGLKITDTDALTEGGDSGGGNWIDFEGKQFIVGNNVSSNLTAQYSKSSYISSNEFYTVNDMLAYRQATGDVTESEPTNLIVGRATADVGSGVAKGTYRRDIVLGRGGDDELSDGDMTFWWASDRLFGGDGDDALTAGNGDDLLHGGDFRDYTGSGRTSLEDDGEDTVQYETTGLRGLVGAGLTVFIGPASSVDAPAWTFGTIDPGDKSAAFFVLDQMSSPSEMSFGNDTLISIEHIKLTDMDDVVRLDVIEGDQFAGSDGKGGIAEIKMEGNATGPGEGDLIDASRNSANLSIDLSATSSNVKARDDSSGNKSLTILGAERVWAGSGDDIIKGNDKDNEIEGGGGEDTVDYSSSSNPITITFDGTAESATITVKDGMGGTDTLALIEKIIGTTKYDFVQVNGEIPTDTELTIDAYGGQSPNAFGSILNGSSSTKEIELDIDGSGNGYIRSVGGGEITLEGFHTQVIGSALNDSLSDASDGKKRLDGGAGNDTISTAGSTGNATIYGGDGDDTLTGGDGNDVIYGDQLENWNYNENIINGGAGSDFIVSSSAYDIIDGGSGNDYIKLDFASGSYDDSYSSDLTVDGGEDDDVIEVAGFVSVDVVLAAGSGHDTVITPASILSPASLGTNLNIVMDGLDYDDFTIVIDATPTSGSFSGFADIAVVIDATGDSVFLPNQYVHANDHGGSTAFSIISFNGSQLNPLHHVVFGSTSAYATDLSGFNAATAPDPGDTTGTSGDDHLAGGSGDDSLSGGDGNDNFETSGGNDSIDGGAGEDTLNLFGSRAQFTISGNAGSMTLTDNIGREGELTATGIERIFFVSDGEFYNVGDFFGYEGTAGADVITASDHDNDIQGFGGNDTIKALGGDDVIDGGEGDDLIDGGDGNDVANYSGSSTDYIVTRLSGGGATIETTGLGINDGTDTLQGVESIYFAGDDVTLDINTLPLGGTNGDDILIGGEGDDVIEGGDGNDILQGGVGYDLLDGGDGNDTAYYSGKSTDYSVYLWTDGSVYVDDYSESGADGSDELVDIEALYFAGDDTTVLIPADLPPLGTSGNDVILGTNRHDTLVGLEGDDVLTDDAGNDYLDGGEGADTMTGGEGDDTYVVDDSGDLIIENANEGYDSVESSVSYTLGANLESLSLWNGVTAINGTGNALDNSISGDGFGNTLLGLDGNDQLTGWGGDDILDGGNGDDTANYFGLSSDFEAFREIDGSVTVVDLVGSAGEDTLSNIEHLNFSYGGNVIVDVADLPLRGTASNDTLNGGSGNDTLFGLGGNDRLTGGAGHDVLDGGAGASDVAVFAGTQASHTIATNAGVVTIADNQPATDGNDGTDTVIGIEIAEFKGGVQVGITSPIVLDLNGDGVSLVNNRDTNVAFDWDGDGTRNQTGWIGRDDGFLMFDRDGNGLVSNGSELSFTSDKPGATSDLDGLRAFDSNGDGVFSSSDEKFGEFKIWRDANGNGRSETREIRSLADVGIASIDLSGEAVNRTWAWGDNMVINNGSFTRTDGSTGAFGDIALNYDPLSRQLIRPSLLHDRIPQGLPLSLDIDRAAARFSEAIAGFMAGSTNVAELRFDDHAMMPRDIHFVPVREAMLA, encoded by the coding sequence ATGCCCGATAATAAGTCTCTCGCCCCACCTCGCGCAAGTTCGGGAACAACGGACGGTTCGGGCGTCATGATTGGCGACGGTATTATGCTGACGGCAGGTCATGTGATGTACGAATTCAACGAGAATGATACGAATCGTCAAATCCGTCTTTTGAGCGGAGCTACGCTTTTTTATGATCCTCGCTCATACTATTCCCAGTACGTCACTCGGGTTGCCGGCCTGAGCACCCCACTTCCGGTTCCAACAGGGGGGCATACTATTAGTTCTCAATTCATTGAGATTAATATTGTTAATAGCGATATAGTATTTTTAGAATATGGTGGGGGAGTAGGAAAAGATGACGCGGGAATGGCAGTTTATTTAGAAAGTTCTGACATTTTCTCTGCAAATTTTTCACTGACTTCCGGAACAAAATTTAAACGGTGGGGGATGACGACCGGGACTGAGGAAGTAAACTCCGGTTACATTGAAGCAGATAGTGTAGGATTGAAGATCACCGACACCGATGCCCTAACCGAAGGAGGAGATAGCGGAGGTGGAAACTGGATAGATTTTGAAGGAAAGCAATTCATAGTTGGGAACAATGTTAGCTCAAATCTGACAGCCCAATACAGTAAGTCAAGCTACATATCCTCAAATGAATTTTATACCGTGAACGATATGCTTGCGTATCGGCAGGCGACTGGCGATGTGACCGAATCGGAGCCAACCAACCTAATTGTTGGCAGAGCGACTGCGGATGTGGGCTCAGGCGTGGCAAAAGGAACTTATCGTCGAGATATAGTACTCGGGCGCGGGGGCGATGACGAGCTCTCTGATGGAGACATGACATTTTGGTGGGCATCTGATCGCCTTTTCGGCGGCGACGGCGACGACGCTTTGACTGCAGGAAATGGCGATGACCTTCTGCACGGGGGTGATTTTCGAGACTACACCGGCAGCGGCCGGACCAGTCTGGAAGATGATGGAGAAGACACTGTCCAGTACGAGACAACCGGCCTTCGAGGTCTGGTTGGCGCTGGCCTGACCGTTTTTATTGGCCCAGCTAGTTCCGTAGATGCACCGGCGTGGACGTTTGGAACGATTGATCCTGGCGACAAAAGTGCTGCGTTTTTTGTCCTCGATCAAATGAGCTCACCCAGCGAGATGTCGTTCGGAAACGATACTTTGATCTCGATCGAACATATCAAGCTGACTGACATGGATGACGTTGTGCGCCTCGATGTGATCGAGGGTGATCAATTCGCTGGCTCAGATGGAAAAGGTGGCATCGCGGAGATCAAAATGGAAGGCAACGCGACGGGACCGGGGGAGGGCGATCTTATAGATGCCTCCCGCAATTCTGCAAATCTTTCGATCGACCTCTCAGCGACGTCAAGCAATGTTAAGGCACGAGATGATAGCTCCGGAAATAAATCACTCACGATACTTGGTGCAGAAAGAGTTTGGGCCGGATCTGGCGACGACATCATAAAAGGAAATGATAAAGATAACGAGATCGAGGGTGGCGGTGGCGAGGACACGGTGGATTATTCCTCAAGTTCTAATCCAATCACGATCACATTCGATGGAACTGCGGAATCGGCAACAATCACGGTCAAGGACGGCATGGGCGGTACTGACACGCTTGCGTTGATCGAGAAGATTATCGGTACGACCAAATATGATTTTGTGCAGGTCAACGGTGAAATCCCGACCGACACCGAACTGACTATCGACGCATACGGTGGGCAGTCGCCCAACGCATTCGGCTCGATCCTTAACGGCAGCAGCTCGACGAAAGAGATTGAACTCGACATCGACGGCTCTGGCAACGGCTATATTCGCTCAGTTGGCGGCGGTGAAATCACGCTTGAAGGCTTCCATACTCAAGTGATCGGCTCGGCTCTCAACGATAGCCTTTCCGATGCCAGCGACGGTAAGAAACGGCTCGATGGCGGCGCTGGCAACGACACAATTTCGACCGCGGGATCGACCGGTAACGCGACGATCTATGGCGGCGATGGAGATGACACCCTCACTGGTGGTGACGGCAATGATGTCATTTATGGCGATCAATTGGAAAACTGGAACTATAACGAAAACATCATAAATGGCGGCGCTGGTAGTGACTTTATTGTCAGTTCATCCGCCTATGATATTATCGATGGAGGGAGCGGGAACGACTATATCAAACTGGATTTCGCATCGGGATCTTACGATGATTCATACTCGAGCGATCTGACAGTTGATGGCGGCGAAGATGACGACGTCATTGAGGTTGCCGGCTTCGTAAGCGTCGATGTCGTCCTTGCCGCTGGTAGTGGACATGATACCGTGATCACGCCCGCATCGATTCTAAGTCCTGCGAGCCTGGGCACCAATCTGAACATCGTGATGGACGGCTTGGACTATGATGATTTTACGATCGTCATCGATGCGACGCCGACGAGCGGCTCCTTTTCTGGCTTTGCCGATATCGCAGTCGTTATAGATGCGACGGGCGACTCGGTCTTTCTTCCCAATCAATATGTACATGCAAATGACCACGGTGGTTCAACGGCCTTCAGCATCATCAGCTTCAACGGCTCGCAGCTGAATCCGTTACACCATGTTGTTTTCGGCAGCACCAGCGCATACGCGACCGATTTGTCTGGCTTCAACGCAGCGACCGCTCCCGATCCCGGTGATACCACCGGAACCTCGGGCGACGATCACCTCGCGGGGGGAAGCGGCGATGATAGTCTGAGTGGCGGCGATGGTAACGACAATTTCGAGACGTCGGGTGGTAACGACAGCATAGATGGCGGTGCTGGCGAAGACACGCTCAACCTGTTCGGATCGCGCGCCCAATTCACGATATCAGGGAACGCCGGGTCGATGACCCTGACCGACAATATCGGTCGCGAAGGAGAACTGACAGCGACGGGCATCGAGCGCATTTTCTTTGTGAGCGACGGCGAATTCTACAATGTCGGGGATTTCTTTGGATATGAGGGCACCGCGGGCGCCGACGTCATTACCGCGAGCGACCACGACAATGATATCCAGGGATTTGGTGGGAACGATACGATCAAGGCGCTAGGCGGCGATGACGTCATCGACGGCGGCGAAGGTGACGATCTGATCGACGGTGGCGATGGAAATGACGTTGCCAATTACTCTGGTTCATCGACCGACTATATCGTTACTCGCCTGTCAGGTGGCGGCGCGACGATCGAGACGACCGGACTTGGGATCAATGATGGCACTGACACGTTGCAGGGCGTGGAATCCATCTATTTCGCGGGCGACGATGTGACGCTCGACATCAACACGTTGCCGCTCGGCGGAACGAACGGTGATGACATTCTTATCGGCGGCGAAGGTGACGACGTCATCGAAGGCGGCGATGGGAATGATATCTTGCAAGGAGGCGTCGGTTACGACCTGCTCGATGGCGGTGATGGCAATGACACTGCATATTACAGCGGAAAATCGACCGATTACTCCGTCTACCTGTGGACCGATGGCAGCGTTTACGTCGATGATTATAGCGAGTCTGGCGCCGACGGTTCCGATGAATTGGTTGATATCGAAGCTCTCTATTTCGCAGGCGACGATACGACTGTGCTGATTCCAGCCGATCTTCCGCCACTCGGAACCAGCGGCAACGACGTGATTTTGGGAACGAACCGGCACGATACGCTGGTAGGTCTCGAAGGCGACGATGTCCTGACGGACGATGCCGGCAACGATTATCTCGATGGCGGTGAGGGCGCGGATACAATGACCGGCGGCGAAGGTGATGACACTTACGTGGTCGACGACAGCGGCGATTTGATCATCGAGAATGCAAACGAAGGATATGACTCCGTCGAATCCAGCGTCAGCTACACCTTGGGTGCAAATCTTGAATCGCTCTCGCTTTGGAACGGGGTTACGGCGATCAATGGCACGGGCAATGCTCTCGATAACAGCATCTCGGGCGATGGTTTCGGAAATACGTTGCTTGGATTGGACGGCAACGACCAACTGACCGGATGGGGAGGCGATGATATCCTCGACGGTGGCAACGGTGACGACACTGCCAACTACTTCGGCCTTTCGAGTGATTTCGAAGCGTTCCGGGAAATCGACGGGTCGGTAACCGTCGTCGATCTCGTCGGCTCGGCTGGTGAAGACACGCTTTCCAACATCGAGCATCTGAACTTTTCCTACGGAGGAAATGTCATTGTCGATGTCGCGGATCTGCCGCTTCGCGGCACTGCTTCGAATGACACGCTAAATGGCGGTTCTGGTAACGACACCCTCTTCGGGCTCGGCGGGAATGATCGCTTGACGGGCGGAGCGGGCCACGATGTGCTGGACGGGGGCGCTGGCGCATCGGACGTTGCCGTTTTCGCCGGAACGCAGGCAAGCCATACGATCGCGACCAACGCTGGCGTTGTGACCATTGCCGACAATCAGCCGGCGACCGATGGCAATGACGGAACGGATACGGTAATCGGGATCGAGATCGCTGAATTCAAAGGCGGAGTGCAGGTCGGGATTACTTCGCCCATCGTTCTCGATCTCAACGGTGATGGTGTAAGCTTGGTCAATAATCGCGACACGAATGTTGCTTTCGATTGGGACGGAGATGGAACGCGAAATCAAACGGGGTGGATAGGCCGCGATGACGGCTTCCTGATGTTTGACCGAGATGGAAATGGGCTGGTCAGCAACGGCAGCGAACTCAGCTTCACCAGCGACAAGCCGGGAGCAACGTCCGATCTTGACGGCTTGCGCGCTTTCGACAGCAACGGCGATGGAGTATTCTCCTCCTCCGACGAAAAGTTCGGCGAGTTTAAGATTTGGCGCGATGCCAATGGCAACGGACGCTCTGAGACGAGAGAGATCCGTTCGCTCGCGGACGTCGGTATCGCATCGATCGATCTTTCAGGGGAGGCAGTCAACCGAACCTGGGCGTGGGGCGATAACATGGTCATCAACAACGGCAGCTTCACTCGCACAGATGGTTCCACAGGAGCATTCGGCGACATTGCGCTGAATTATGACCCGCTTTCACGGCAACTCATCCGTCCGTCTCTCCTGCACGACCGCATTCCGCAGGGCCTGCCGCTTTCGCTCGATATCGATCGTGCCGCGGCCCGCTTTAGCGAAGCGATCGCTGGCTTCATGGCCGGGAGTACCAATGTCGCCGAGCTTCGCTTCGACGATCACGCAATGATGCCGCGCGATATCCATTTCGTTCCGGTACGTGAGGCTATGCTGGCGTAG
- a CDS encoding HlyD family type I secretion periplasmic adaptor subunit, with protein sequence MNMIVRHWNVAKVALAEDRALAKSRVERTQTDFLPAALEIIEKPVSPTARISFYLFGGGLVLALLWAVFGRLDVVASASGKIIPAGSVKLIQPSSAGVVRSILVRDGQAVRKGQALVELDPTETAADIAQAKSALQTALLEVARARAVLGALDGHGLHFSAPTGTPAEIAETQRSLASSEFAAISAAMSGRGADRSAASASRDEALTQARKLDETLPLIDEQLQAYEALLAKGFAAKLKVIELRRQRQVAIRDRDAALDTARRSEAELAGAGSGVALSRAEARSKVLQDLARSQAEARLRTEELVKSEQRSRLQRLVSPVDGTVAQLAIHTVGGVVEPAKPIMIIVPSRASLEAEVRLLNKDMGFVRIGQDVAVKIEAFPFTRYGTIPGQVVSISSDAIEDEKLGLVYPVRIKLKRMLISRESGRVRLTPGMSVTADVRTGERSIASYLLSPIDEARLEAGRER encoded by the coding sequence ATGAACATGATCGTCCGCCACTGGAATGTCGCCAAGGTCGCGCTTGCCGAGGATCGAGCCCTCGCCAAGTCGCGCGTCGAACGGACGCAGACCGATTTTTTGCCAGCCGCTCTCGAAATCATTGAGAAGCCAGTTTCGCCCACAGCCCGGATTTCTTTCTACTTGTTCGGCGGTGGCTTGGTGCTGGCGCTGCTGTGGGCGGTTTTCGGCCGCCTTGATGTCGTAGCATCCGCGTCGGGCAAAATCATTCCTGCCGGTAGCGTGAAGCTCATCCAGCCCAGCAGTGCCGGCGTGGTGCGATCGATCCTCGTTCGCGACGGGCAAGCGGTCCGGAAGGGGCAAGCGCTTGTGGAACTCGATCCGACCGAGACGGCCGCCGATATCGCGCAGGCCAAGAGTGCGCTTCAAACGGCATTGCTAGAGGTGGCTCGTGCGCGGGCTGTGCTGGGCGCGCTCGATGGTCATGGCCTTCATTTTTCGGCTCCCACAGGAACGCCGGCGGAAATTGCCGAAACGCAGCGCTCGCTTGCGTCGAGTGAATTTGCGGCGATCTCGGCAGCGATGTCGGGACGCGGGGCGGATCGTTCGGCGGCCTCGGCGTCGCGCGACGAGGCGCTTACGCAAGCAAGGAAGCTCGACGAGACGCTGCCCCTGATCGATGAGCAGCTTCAAGCGTATGAGGCACTACTCGCGAAGGGCTTTGCGGCAAAGCTCAAGGTCATTGAGCTACGCCGCCAGCGACAGGTCGCAATCCGAGATCGGGATGCCGCACTCGACACGGCGAGGCGTAGCGAGGCGGAACTCGCCGGTGCGGGAAGTGGTGTGGCGCTTAGTCGCGCGGAAGCGCGTTCGAAGGTGCTTCAGGACTTGGCACGGTCGCAAGCCGAAGCGCGGTTGCGTACAGAGGAACTCGTCAAGAGTGAGCAACGTAGTCGACTCCAGCGGCTCGTGTCGCCCGTCGATGGCACGGTTGCGCAATTGGCAATTCACACCGTGGGTGGCGTGGTTGAGCCTGCCAAACCCATCATGATCATCGTTCCATCGCGCGCCAGTCTTGAGGCCGAGGTGAGGCTGTTAAACAAGGATATGGGGTTCGTCCGCATCGGCCAGGATGTAGCCGTTAAAATCGAAGCCTTCCCGTTCACGCGGTACGGAACTATTCCCGGTCAGGTGGTCTCGATCAGTTCGGACGCGATCGAGGATGAGAAGCTGGGCCTAGTATATCCCGTTCGGATCAAACTCAAGCGAATGCTGATCAGTCGTGAAAGCGGTCGCGTACGATTGACGCCGGGAATGAGCGTGACGGCAGACGTAAGGACGGGAGAGCGTAGCATTGCAAGTTACCTGTTGAGCCCGATTGATGAAGCACGGCTAGAAGCGGGGCGAGAGCGGTGA
- a CDS encoding type I secretion system permease/ATPase, with protein sequence MNSTDHQKSAARGRNDLVAFATLLSLHRIAVDPDQLRHDLGHQHDVTADDLLRLAKRQTDVRARRVVVGGGDLKMLPLPALAHGRDGWFLIGKAGQDMVLIQRPNNAPERLSYGDMEERWSGELILITTREGVGGPVGRFDVSWFVPQIVKYRRLVGEVLLITLALNLLGLAAPLFFQNIIDKVLVHNTMATLQVLAFGFVAVSVWEVAFGWIRTRLYSETCQKIDVELGARLFRHMLGLPLAYFEARRVGDTAMRIRQLETIREFLTNASMSVLIDPIFVIVFLAAMWIYSPTLFVITAITLPAYVAVAALLTKPLRARIDEKFERGAANNALLIESISGIQTVKASAVEPQWQDRWERQLAGYSAANQQVINLGNTGSQAIQLISKLNLAAILYFGAVAVIEGNLTVGGLVAFNMFAQRVSGPVIRMAQLWQEFQQVRIAVERLGDVLNQPTEPGAGSRTALPTVKGHIRFEGVKFRYGLDGPWTLEDIDIDLEAGATLGIVGSSGSGKSTLTKLLQRLYTPAAGRILIDGVDIGQIDPAWLRRQIGVVLQENLLFNRSIRENIALSHPAMPLDHVMAAAQLAGAHEFIVRLPQGYDTVVEERGVNLSGGQRQRLAIARALVTQPRILILDEATSALDAESEAIIQRNLKAMAQGRTVLIIAHRLSAIRQCQRIIALEQGRIVERGTHEELLVHGGRYADLYRQQMGLADGGVAA encoded by the coding sequence ATAAACTCTACCGACCATCAGAAAAGTGCGGCGCGCGGGCGTAATGATCTTGTTGCATTCGCAACGCTTCTATCTCTCCACAGAATCGCCGTCGATCCCGATCAACTCCGCCATGATCTAGGTCACCAACATGATGTGACGGCAGATGATCTCTTGCGGCTGGCAAAGCGACAAACTGATGTGCGCGCTAGGCGCGTCGTTGTAGGGGGCGGCGATCTTAAGATGCTTCCCCTTCCGGCATTGGCCCATGGAAGGGACGGCTGGTTCCTTATTGGAAAGGCCGGGCAGGATATGGTCCTGATCCAGCGTCCCAACAACGCTCCCGAACGGTTGTCATATGGGGATATGGAAGAGCGTTGGTCCGGCGAACTTATTTTGATTACGACGCGCGAAGGTGTCGGTGGCCCAGTAGGCCGTTTCGATGTCAGTTGGTTCGTGCCCCAGATCGTCAAATACCGCCGTCTTGTCGGCGAGGTTCTGTTGATCACGCTCGCGTTGAACCTTCTTGGCCTCGCGGCACCGCTCTTCTTCCAGAATATCATCGATAAGGTGCTCGTGCACAATACGATGGCAACTCTTCAGGTGCTCGCATTTGGTTTTGTTGCGGTCAGCGTGTGGGAGGTCGCATTCGGCTGGATAAGAACGCGTCTCTATTCGGAAACCTGCCAGAAGATAGATGTCGAGCTGGGGGCGCGGCTGTTCCGTCACATGTTAGGATTGCCGCTCGCCTATTTCGAGGCGCGTCGCGTCGGCGATACGGCGATGCGCATTCGTCAGCTGGAGACGATCCGGGAGTTTTTGACCAACGCGTCTATGTCGGTGCTGATCGACCCCATCTTCGTAATCGTGTTCCTTGCAGCGATGTGGATCTATTCGCCGACGCTCTTCGTGATCACTGCGATCACCTTACCGGCCTATGTCGCAGTCGCGGCACTGCTGACCAAACCGCTCCGCGCGCGGATCGATGAAAAGTTCGAGCGCGGAGCGGCCAACAATGCGCTGCTGATCGAGAGCATTTCGGGCATTCAGACTGTCAAGGCGTCGGCGGTCGAACCGCAATGGCAGGATCGTTGGGAACGTCAGCTTGCAGGTTACAGTGCCGCGAACCAGCAAGTCATAAATTTGGGGAATACCGGGTCACAGGCGATCCAGCTGATCTCGAAGCTCAATCTTGCCGCAATCCTCTATTTCGGTGCGGTCGCGGTGATTGAAGGTAATCTGACTGTCGGCGGTCTCGTCGCCTTCAACATGTTTGCGCAGCGGGTGTCGGGACCGGTCATCCGCATGGCGCAACTCTGGCAAGAGTTTCAACAGGTGCGTATCGCCGTTGAGCGTCTTGGCGATGTCCTCAACCAACCGACGGAGCCGGGGGCCGGGAGTCGGACGGCCCTTCCCACCGTAAAGGGCCATATTCGTTTTGAGGGCGTGAAGTTCCGCTACGGGCTCGATGGGCCTTGGACGCTCGAAGACATCGATATCGATCTGGAAGCGGGGGCGACGCTCGGTATCGTCGGCTCATCGGGATCGGGTAAATCAACGCTCACCAAACTGCTCCAGCGCCTTTACACCCCGGCCGCAGGCCGCATCCTCATCGATGGCGTCGATATCGGTCAGATCGATCCGGCTTGGCTACGTCGACAGATCGGAGTGGTTCTTCAGGAAAATCTCCTGTTCAACCGATCGATCCGCGAGAACATCGCGCTGAGCCATCCGGCGATGCCGCTCGATCATGTAATGGCAGCCGCTCAGCTTGCAGGCGCCCACGAGTTCATTGTTCGCCTACCGCAGGGCTATGACACGGTCGTTGAGGAGCGCGGCGTCAACCTCTCTGGCGGGCAGCGTCAGCGGCTCGCAATCGCCCGGGCTCTCGTCACACAGCCGCGGATTCTCATCCTCGACGAAGCAACTTCCGCGCTCGACGCTGAAAGCGAGGCGATCATTCAACGCAACCTCAAGGCGATGGCGCAGGGGCGCACGGTGCTCATCATCGCACATCGCCTGTCGGCGATCCGCCAGTGCCAGCGCATCATTGCTCTGGAACAAGGACGTATCGTCGAGCGCGGTACGCATGAAGAATTGCTGGTTCACGGCGGGCGTTACGCCGATTTATATCGTCAGCAAATGGGTTTGGCCGATGGCGGAGTGGCTGCATGA
- a CDS encoding site-specific integrase, protein MFNWAVERGDLDNSPMQGMRVPAPPKSRDRVLSDNELLIIAAYADHAGPVWGPFFRLLILTGQRRTEVAGMRWEELDQDQHRWLLPPERVKNGRSHIVPLNRIAMGELAALAGTDQWPRSGFVFTHSGNAAVSGFSKAKRRLDGAIDRSQPGRVQAWRPHDLRRTVATNMQKLGVRFEVTEAILNHVSTTQAGVAGVYMRHDWADEKREALERWADWLAERVDEFEISSTGS, encoded by the coding sequence ATGTTCAACTGGGCAGTGGAGCGAGGAGACCTCGACAACTCGCCGATGCAGGGAATGCGGGTTCCGGCGCCTCCCAAGTCACGTGATCGCGTGCTAAGTGATAATGAATTACTGATTATAGCAGCTTACGCAGACCATGCAGGCCCTGTCTGGGGGCCATTCTTTAGGCTTCTAATTCTCACTGGCCAGCGTCGGACTGAAGTTGCTGGAATGCGTTGGGAGGAGCTTGATCAGGATCAACATCGCTGGCTTTTGCCGCCTGAACGCGTCAAAAATGGGCGAAGCCATATTGTGCCATTGAATCGGATTGCGATGGGTGAACTGGCGGCATTAGCTGGAACAGATCAATGGCCAAGGTCGGGCTTCGTATTCACTCACTCCGGCAACGCCGCAGTTTCGGGCTTTTCGAAAGCGAAACGGAGATTGGATGGAGCAATCGACCGGAGCCAACCTGGGCGGGTCCAAGCGTGGCGACCGCACGACTTACGTCGGACGGTCGCGACGAACATGCAGAAGCTTGGCGTTCGTTTTGAGGTTACCGAGGCGATTCTAAACCATGTGTCTACAACTCAGGCAGGCGTTGCGGGAGTCTACATGAGGCATGACTGGGCTGACGAGAAGCGGGAGGCGTTGGAGCGATGGGCCGACTGGCTTGCTGAACGTGTTGACGAATTCGAGATATCATCCACTGGTTCCTGA